One Mya arenaria isolate MELC-2E11 chromosome 7, ASM2691426v1 genomic window carries:
- the LOC128241225 gene encoding coadhesin-like — translation MFTGTLAAHNKRFIASGQRAASTSMPLFDTASFQWTPWSAWTNCDATCDVTGSHTKTRQCEDMDNDGEMSDIINCMGASSGGDDKRRRKRGSTKVIQTETKPCNATGCHGSWGAWTMYSTCSQSCGEGVSVRTRRCDNPAPGNGGAPCNGLAHQFVICNEGPCPIDGGWSNWTASTCSVTCGQGVQAHFRNCNNPTPQHGGQACMGDHLKFNHCGAPCAVDGVWSTWTNWTTCSVTSGSGLRVRMRLCANPAPKNGGVACADGGWSNYTSQPCSVTCGDGVTIAIRNCNNPSPAYGGQDCEGLSHKFEHCNIRPCPSVTAEQDGGWSAWSEYSNCSSTCGSGHRTRVRTCTDPAPEGGGHVCVGPSLDRALCDNGPCPDNIHICDSKLVQYAIQTQQAILPLQKPPCSNMEFISQQMMLVDLCSAPSDYSNWVLGEDVKMATEQCDIGVLEVTVNLAHVDNNIYTVTW, via the exons atgtttacaggCACCTTGGCAGCACACAACAAGCGGTTTATTGCGTCTGGTCAAAGGGCTGCTTCGACTTCAATGCCGCTGTTTGATACAG CGTCTTTCCAATGGACGCCGTGGAGCGCATGGACGAATTGTGACGCAACATGCGACGTCACTGGATCTCACACGAAGACGAGACAGTGTGAAGATATGGACAATGACGGAGAAATGAGCGACATCATCAACTGCATG GGAGCCAGCTCTGGTGGAGATGACAAAAGGCGCCGGAAGCGTGGCAGCACCAAAGTGATACAAACAGAAACCAAACCATGCAACGCAACTGGCTGCC ACGGTTCTTGGGGCGCATGGACGATGTACAGCACGTGCTCACAGTCGTGTGGTGAAGGGGTTTCTGTCCGCACGAGGAGATGTGACAATCCGGCGCCTGGCAACGGGGGCGCACCTTGCAACGGACTCGCACATCAATTCGTCATATGTAACGAAGGCCCTTGTCCAATCG ACGGTGGATGGAGTAACTGGACAGCATCGACTTGTAGTGTCACGTGCGGCCAGGGTGTCCAGGCTCACTTCCGGAACTGTAACAACCCCACACCACAGCATGGCggccaggcatgcatgggcgacCACCTGAAGTTCAACCACTGTGGTGCTCCATGTGCAG TTGACGGCGTATGGTCTACATGGACTAATTGGACCACGTGCTCCGTCACTTCCGGATCTGGGCTGCGCGTGCGCATGCGGTTGTGCGCCAATCCGGCGCCGAAAAATGGTGGTGTAGCGTGTGCAG ACGGCGGATGGAGCAATTACACGAGTCAGCCATGTAGCGTTACTTGTGGAGACGGGGTAACTATCGCCATTCGCAACTGTAATAATCCTAGCCCCGCCTACGGAGGACAAGACTGCGAGGGGCTTTCTCACAAGTTTGAACACTGCAACATAAGACCATGCCCCTCGGTCACGGCTGAACAAG ACGGAGGCTGGAGCGCCTGGTCAGAGTACAGCAACTGTAGTTCTACGTGTGGCTCCGGTCACCGTACTCGAGTACGCACCTGCACTGACCCGGCTCCCGAGGGCGGGGGTCATGTGTGTGTTGGCCCCTCATTGGACAGGGCCCTATGTGATAATGGACCGTGTCCAGATA ATATCCACATCTGTGACAGCAAGCTGGTCCAGTACGCGATACAGACACAACAAGCTATCTTGCCTTTACAAAAACCACCTTGCAGTAATATGGAGTTCATCAGTCAGCAGATGATGCTTGTTGACCTTTGCTCTGCTCCGAGTGACTACAGCAACTGGGTGCTAGGAGAGGAT GTAAAG ATGGCTACGGAACAATGCGATATCGGTGTGTTAGAGGTCACTGTTAATCTTGCGCATGTtgacaacaacatttatacagTCACGTGGTGA